One segment of Streptomyces sp. TG1A-8 DNA contains the following:
- the guaB gene encoding IMP dehydrogenase, whose protein sequence is MTANVDGVPGKFATLGLTYDDVLLLPGASDMAPDEIDTASYVSRNVRVNIPLLSAAMDKVTESRMAIAMARQGGVGVLHRNLSIEDQANQVDLVKRSESGMVTDPITIHPDATLAEADALCAKFRISGVPVTDGDKKLLGIVTNRDMAFETDRSRRVREVMTPMPLVTGKVGISGPEAMQLLRKHKIEKLPLVDDEGVLKGLITVKDFVKAEKYPNAAKDAEGRLLVGAAVGVAGDAFERAQALIEAGVDFIVVDTAHGHSRLVGDMIAKIKSNSSGVDVIGGNVATRDGAQALVDAGADGIKVGVGPGSICTTRVVAGVGVPQVTAIYEAALAAKDAGVPVIGDGGLQYSGDIAKALVAGADTVMLGSLLAGCEESPGELLFINGKQFKSYRGMGSLGAMQTRGDRRSFSKDRYFQEGVASDEQLIPEGIEGQVPYRGPLSSVVHQLVGGLRQSMFYVGGRTVPDLQANGRFVRITSAGLKESHPHDIQMTVEAPNYSGRK, encoded by the coding sequence ATGACTGCCAACGTCGACGGAGTGCCCGGAAAATTCGCGACACTCGGGCTGACCTACGACGACGTGCTGCTGTTGCCGGGCGCGTCGGACATGGCGCCCGACGAGATCGACACCGCCTCGTACGTCTCCAGGAACGTGCGGGTCAACATCCCGCTGCTGTCCGCCGCCATGGACAAGGTGACCGAATCCCGCATGGCGATCGCGATGGCCCGCCAGGGCGGCGTCGGCGTCCTGCACCGCAACCTCTCCATCGAGGACCAGGCCAACCAGGTCGACCTGGTGAAGCGCTCCGAGTCCGGCATGGTCACCGACCCCATCACGATCCACCCGGACGCCACGCTCGCCGAGGCCGACGCGCTGTGCGCCAAGTTCCGCATCAGCGGCGTCCCGGTCACCGACGGCGACAAGAAGCTCCTCGGCATCGTCACCAACCGTGACATGGCCTTCGAGACCGACCGCAGCCGTCGCGTGCGCGAGGTCATGACCCCGATGCCGCTGGTCACCGGCAAGGTCGGCATCTCCGGCCCGGAGGCCATGCAGCTGCTGCGCAAGCACAAGATCGAGAAGCTGCCGCTGGTCGACGACGAGGGCGTGCTCAAGGGCCTGATCACCGTCAAGGACTTCGTCAAGGCGGAGAAGTACCCGAACGCCGCCAAGGACGCCGAGGGCCGCCTCCTGGTCGGCGCGGCGGTCGGCGTGGCCGGGGACGCCTTCGAGCGCGCCCAGGCGCTGATCGAGGCCGGCGTCGACTTCATCGTCGTGGACACCGCGCACGGCCACTCCCGCCTCGTCGGCGACATGATCGCCAAGATCAAGTCGAACTCCTCCGGCGTCGACGTCATCGGCGGCAACGTGGCCACGCGCGACGGCGCCCAGGCCCTGGTGGACGCGGGCGCCGACGGCATCAAGGTCGGTGTGGGCCCCGGCTCCATCTGCACCACCCGTGTGGTCGCCGGCGTCGGCGTACCGCAGGTCACCGCGATCTACGAGGCCGCGCTCGCCGCCAAGGACGCCGGTGTCCCGGTCATCGGCGACGGCGGTCTGCAGTACTCCGGCGACATCGCCAAGGCCCTGGTCGCGGGCGCCGACACGGTGATGCTCGGCTCACTGCTCGCGGGCTGCGAGGAGTCCCCGGGCGAGCTGCTGTTCATCAACGGCAAGCAGTTCAAGTCGTACCGCGGCATGGGCTCGCTGGGCGCCATGCAGACCCGCGGCGACCGCAGGTCGTTCTCCAAGGACCGCTACTTCCAGGAGGGCGTCGCCTCCGACGAGCAGCTGATCCCCGAGGGCATCGAGGGCCAGGTGCCCTACCGCGGCCCGCTCTCCTCGGTCGTCCACCAGCTGGTCGGCGGCCTGCGCCAGTCGATGTTCTACGTCGGCGGCCGGACCGTCCCCGACCTGCAGGCCAACGGCCGGTTCGTGCGGATCACCTCGGCGGGCCTGAAGGAGAGCCACCCGCACGACATCCAGATGACGGTCGAGGCGCCCAACTACAGCGGCAGGAAGTGA
- a CDS encoding sigma-70 family RNA polymerase sigma factor — protein MRDDEAGTAHGAIGALVHRAVEGDEQATHDLLAHVHPLALRYCRTRLSRLPGDARHFVEDLAQEVCVAVLLALPRYRDTGRPFEAFVFAIASHKVADLQRAAMRHPGSTAVPSDEMPERPDDSLGPEERALLSSDAEWAKKLLANLPENQRELLLLRIAVGLTAEETGRMLGMSPGAVRVAQHRALSRLRALAEQ, from the coding sequence ATGCGCGACGACGAGGCGGGCACGGCCCACGGGGCGATCGGCGCGCTCGTACACCGTGCCGTCGAGGGGGACGAGCAGGCCACGCACGATCTGCTCGCCCACGTGCATCCCCTCGCGCTGCGCTACTGCCGTACCCGGCTGTCCCGGCTGCCCGGGGACGCGCGCCACTTCGTCGAGGACCTCGCCCAGGAGGTCTGCGTGGCGGTCCTGCTCGCCCTGCCCCGCTACCGCGACACCGGCCGCCCCTTCGAGGCGTTCGTCTTCGCCATCGCCTCGCACAAGGTCGCCGACCTCCAGCGCGCCGCGATGCGCCACCCGGGCTCCACGGCCGTCCCCTCGGACGAGATGCCGGAGCGCCCCGACGACTCCCTCGGCCCCGAGGAGCGCGCCCTGCTCAGCAGTGACGCCGAGTGGGCCAAGAAGCTGCTGGCCAACCTGCCGGAGAACCAGCGCGAGCTGCTCCTGCTGCGCATCGCGGTGGGCCTGACCGCGGAGGAGACCGGACGGATGTTGGGAATGTCACCGGGGGCGGTCCGCGTTGCCCAGCACAGGGCACTGAGCCGGCTGCGCGCCCTCGCCGAACAGTAA
- a CDS encoding response regulator transcription factor, which yields MTSVLVCDDSPLAREALRRAVATVPGVERVTTAANGEEVLRRWGADRSDLILMDVRMPGLGGVETVRRLLSADPGARIIMLTVAEDLDGVALAVAAGARGYLHKDASRAELRATVTQALADPTWRLAPRRLRSAEMGAAPTLTAREIQVLEGMSHGRSNAEIGRELFLSEDTVKTHARRLFKKLGASDRAHAVALGFRWGLVR from the coding sequence ATGACATCCGTCCTCGTCTGCGACGACTCCCCGCTTGCCCGAGAGGCGCTCCGCCGCGCGGTCGCGACCGTGCCCGGCGTCGAGCGTGTGACGACGGCGGCCAACGGCGAGGAAGTCCTCCGCCGCTGGGGCGCCGACCGCTCCGACCTCATTCTGATGGACGTACGCATGCCCGGCCTGGGCGGCGTCGAGACCGTGCGCCGGCTGCTGTCCGCGGACCCGGGCGCACGCATCATCATGCTCACCGTCGCCGAGGACCTCGACGGGGTGGCCCTCGCGGTCGCCGCCGGCGCGCGCGGCTACCTGCACAAGGACGCCTCGCGGGCGGAACTGCGCGCCACGGTGACGCAGGCGCTGGCCGACCCGACCTGGCGCCTGGCCCCCCGCCGGCTCCGCTCGGCCGAGATGGGCGCCGCGCCCACGCTCACCGCGCGCGAGATCCAGGTCCTGGAGGGCATGAGCCACGGCCGCTCCAACGCCGAGATCGGCCGCGAGCTGTTCCTCTCCGAGGACACCGTCAAGACGCACGCCCGCCGCCTGTTCAAGAAGCTCGGCGCATCGGACCGGGCCCACGCGGTGGCACTCGGCTTCCGCTGGGGACTGGTCCGGTAG
- a CDS encoding WhiB family transcriptional regulator: protein MADFSRLPGPNADLWDWQLLAACRGVDSSLFFHPEGERGAARSARENSAKEVCMRCPVRAQCAAHALAVREPYGVWGGLTEDEREELMGRARNRLVSASTTNGDTAPND from the coding sequence ATGGCAGATTTCTCCCGCCTTCCCGGACCGAACGCTGACCTGTGGGACTGGCAGCTGCTGGCCGCCTGCCGCGGGGTCGACAGCTCGCTCTTCTTCCACCCGGAGGGCGAGCGCGGGGCGGCTCGGAGCGCTCGCGAGAACTCGGCCAAGGAGGTCTGCATGAGGTGCCCGGTCCGCGCGCAGTGCGCGGCGCACGCGCTGGCGGTGCGCGAACCGTACGGCGTGTGGGGCGGCCTGACCGAGGATGAACGCGAAGAACTGATGGGGCGGGCACGCAACCGTCTGGTGTCGGCCTCTACCACCAACGGCGACACCGCCCCCAACGACTGA
- a CDS encoding LysR family transcriptional regulator produces MIEARHLRVLRAVAATGSFSAAGRELGCTQPAVSQQMKALEASVGTPLLVRGGREMRLTQAGETLVRHASGILAGLTAAEEEVAAIAGLRAGRVRLVSFPSGSSTLVPTALAALRAAHPGTRVSLEEAEPPRSAELLREGDCDLALAFRYEGAAVTEDWDDLIVRPLLTDRLIALVPERHRLARAESVALGELAREPWIAGCPRCRGQLVAACESAGFTPRIDFATDDYPAVVGLVGAGLGVAVLPQLAVEAVRPRRVRAVRLEPAVRREIVALTLPDLARVPAVAATLEQLARAAGR; encoded by the coding sequence GTGATCGAGGCCCGTCATCTCCGCGTCCTGCGCGCCGTCGCCGCCACCGGGTCCTTCTCGGCGGCGGGGCGCGAACTGGGCTGCACCCAGCCGGCCGTCAGCCAGCAGATGAAGGCGCTGGAGGCCTCCGTCGGCACACCGCTGCTGGTCCGCGGGGGCCGGGAGATGCGCCTGACCCAGGCCGGCGAGACCCTCGTCCGGCACGCCTCCGGGATCCTCGCCGGACTCACCGCGGCCGAGGAGGAGGTCGCCGCCATCGCGGGCCTGAGGGCCGGCCGGGTCCGGCTGGTCTCCTTCCCCAGCGGCAGCTCCACCCTGGTCCCCACCGCCCTGGCCGCCCTGCGCGCCGCCCACCCCGGCACCCGGGTCTCGCTGGAGGAGGCCGAGCCCCCGAGGTCGGCCGAGCTGCTGCGTGAGGGCGACTGCGACCTGGCGCTCGCCTTCCGCTACGAGGGCGCGGCGGTCACCGAGGACTGGGACGACCTGATCGTGCGCCCCCTGCTGACGGACCGTCTGATCGCTCTGGTGCCCGAGCGGCACCGCCTCGCGCGCGCGGAGTCCGTCGCCCTCGGGGAGCTGGCCCGCGAGCCCTGGATCGCGGGCTGCCCGCGCTGCCGCGGCCAGCTGGTGGCGGCCTGCGAGAGCGCCGGATTCACGCCGCGCATCGACTTCGCCACCGACGACTATCCGGCGGTGGTCGGCCTGGTCGGCGCGGGCCTCGGAGTGGCGGTGCTGCCGCAGCTCGCGGTGGAGGCGGTACGGCCCAGGAGAGTGCGGGCGGTGCGGCTGGAGCCGGCGGTGCGGCGGGAGATCGTCGCCCTCACCCTGCCCGACCTGGCACGGGTGCCGGCCGTGGCGGCGACGCTGGAACAGCTGGCCCGGGCGGCCGGGCGATAG
- a CDS encoding MOSC domain-containing protein, producing the protein MKLLSVNLGRPQPVPYTDQPQGLTGIDKRPAGGPVRVAAPGPKGTGGSGLAGDAVCELRHHGGNDQAVYAFAREDLDEWERELDRRLANGCFGENLTTDGLDVSGALIGERWRIGPDVVLEVTSGRLPCRTFQGHLGVGGWVRRFTRKGATGAYLRVIEPGEIRAGDPIEIVHRPDHGVTAALQFRAVTTERELLPRLLAAGEALHGETLAAAREYVAGKER; encoded by the coding sequence ATGAAGCTTCTCTCGGTCAACCTGGGCCGTCCGCAGCCGGTGCCGTACACCGACCAGCCGCAGGGCCTGACGGGCATCGACAAGCGGCCGGCCGGCGGGCCGGTGCGGGTGGCGGCCCCGGGTCCCAAGGGGACCGGCGGGAGCGGGCTGGCCGGGGACGCGGTGTGCGAGCTGCGCCACCACGGCGGGAACGACCAGGCGGTCTACGCCTTCGCGCGCGAGGACCTCGACGAATGGGAGCGGGAACTGGACCGCCGGCTGGCCAACGGCTGTTTCGGCGAGAACCTGACGACGGACGGTCTGGACGTGTCCGGGGCACTGATCGGCGAACGGTGGCGGATCGGTCCCGACGTGGTGCTGGAGGTGACCTCGGGGCGGCTTCCGTGCCGCACCTTCCAGGGCCATCTGGGCGTAGGCGGCTGGGTCAGGAGGTTCACCCGGAAGGGCGCCACCGGTGCCTACCTGCGGGTGATCGAACCGGGTGAGATCCGGGCGGGCGATCCGATCGAGATCGTGCACCGGCCGGACCACGGGGTGACGGCGGCACTGCAGTTCCGCGCGGTCACCACCGAGCGGGAACTGCTGCCCCGGCTGCTCGCGGCGGGCGAGGCGCTGCACGGCGAGACGCTGGCCGCGGCCCGCGAGTACGTGGCCGGAAAGGAACGCTGA
- a CDS encoding SDR family oxidoreductase — protein sequence MTRALITGSTTGIGAAFARRLAADGHDLVLVARDTERLREQATELHDRHGIEAEVLTADLAGDEGIEAVAARLGDRRDPVDLLVNNAGFGNRGRYLETSMSDELRMLKVHCEAVLRLTSAATAAMRERGRGGVVNVASVAAFLPRGTYGASKAWVVQFTQGAAKDLAGSGVRLMALCPGFVRTEFHERAEIGTDNIPGWMWLDADKLVAAALADLARGRTVSVPDPRYKTLMGLAKVAPRGLLAGIDSRTGRKYGPQ from the coding sequence ATGACAAGGGCTCTGATTACGGGATCGACCACGGGCATCGGTGCCGCGTTCGCACGGCGGCTGGCGGCGGACGGGCATGACCTCGTCCTGGTCGCCCGGGACACCGAGCGGCTGCGCGAGCAGGCGACCGAACTGCACGACCGGCACGGGATCGAGGCGGAGGTGCTGACCGCCGACCTGGCCGGGGACGAGGGCATCGAGGCGGTGGCCGCCCGTCTGGGCGACCGCCGCGATCCGGTCGACCTGCTGGTCAACAACGCCGGCTTCGGCAACCGGGGCCGCTACCTCGAAACGTCTATGTCCGACGAGCTGAGGATGCTGAAGGTGCACTGCGAGGCGGTGCTGCGGCTGACCTCGGCGGCCACCGCGGCGATGCGGGAGCGGGGCCGCGGCGGGGTGGTGAACGTCGCCTCGGTGGCGGCCTTCCTGCCCCGGGGCACCTACGGCGCGTCGAAGGCGTGGGTCGTGCAGTTCACGCAGGGCGCGGCGAAGGACCTGGCCGGCAGCGGAGTGCGGCTGATGGCGCTGTGCCCGGGGTTCGTGCGCACCGAGTTCCACGAGCGCGCCGAGATTGGTACGGACAACATCCCCGGCTGGATGTGGCTGGACGCGGACAAGCTGGTCGCGGCGGCGCTGGCCGACCTCGCGCGCGGCAGAACGGTGTCCGTCCCGGACCCCCGGTACAAGACGCTGATGGGCCTGGCGAAGGTGGCCCCGCGCGGACTGCTCGCCGGGATCGACTCCCGGACGGGCCGCAAGTACGGGCCGCAGTAG
- the groL gene encoding chaperonin GroEL (60 kDa chaperone family; promotes refolding of misfolded polypeptides especially under stressful conditions; forms two stacked rings of heptamers to form a barrel-shaped 14mer; ends can be capped by GroES; misfolded proteins enter the barrel where they are refolded when GroES binds), whose protein sequence is MAKILKFDEDARRALERGVNKLADTVKVTIGPKGRNVVIDKKFGAPTITNDGVTIAREVEIEDPYENLGAQLVKEVATKTNDIAGDGTTTATVLAQALVREGLKNVAAGASPAALKKGIDAAVKAVSEDLLASARPIDEKSDIAAVAALSAQDQQVGELIAEAMDKVGKDGVITVEESNTFGLELDFTEGMAFDKGYLSPYFVTDQERMEAVLDDPYILIHQGKISAITDLLPLLEKVIQSNSSKPLLIIAEDVEGEALSTLVVNKIRGTFNAVAVKAPGFGDRRKAMLQDMAILTGATVISEEVGLKLDQVGIDVLGSARRVTVTKDDTTIVEGAGKSEDLQGRVAQIKAEIENTDSDWDREKLQERLAKLAGGVCVIKVGAATEVELKEKKHRLEDAISATRAAVEEGIVSGGGSALVHASKVLEGNLDKTGDEATGVSVVRNAVVEPLRWIAENAGLEGYVIVSKVKDLEKGSGYNAASGEYGDLIKAGVIDPVKVTRSALENAASIASLLLTTETLVVEKKEEEEPAAAGHSHGHSH, encoded by the coding sequence ATGGCGAAGATCCTGAAGTTCGACGAGGACGCCCGTCGCGCCCTCGAGCGCGGCGTCAACAAGCTGGCCGACACGGTGAAGGTGACGATCGGCCCCAAGGGCCGCAACGTCGTCATCGACAAGAAGTTCGGCGCCCCCACCATCACCAACGACGGCGTCACGATCGCCCGCGAGGTCGAGATCGAGGACCCGTACGAGAACCTCGGCGCCCAGCTGGTGAAGGAGGTGGCGACCAAGACCAACGACATCGCCGGTGACGGCACCACCACCGCCACCGTGCTCGCCCAGGCGCTGGTGCGCGAGGGCCTGAAGAACGTCGCCGCCGGTGCCTCCCCGGCCGCCCTGAAGAAGGGCATCGACGCCGCGGTCAAGGCCGTCTCCGAGGACCTGCTCGCCTCGGCCCGCCCGATCGACGAGAAGTCCGACATCGCCGCCGTGGCCGCGCTGTCCGCCCAGGACCAGCAGGTCGGCGAGCTGATCGCCGAGGCGATGGACAAGGTCGGCAAGGACGGTGTCATCACCGTCGAGGAGTCCAACACCTTCGGTCTGGAGCTGGACTTCACCGAGGGCATGGCCTTCGACAAGGGCTACCTGTCGCCGTACTTCGTGACGGACCAGGAGCGCATGGAGGCCGTCCTCGACGACCCGTACATCCTGATCCACCAGGGCAAGATCTCCGCCATCACGGACCTGCTGCCGCTGCTGGAGAAGGTCATCCAGTCCAACTCCTCCAAGCCGCTGCTGATCATCGCCGAGGACGTCGAGGGCGAGGCCCTGTCGACCCTGGTCGTCAACAAGATCCGCGGCACCTTCAACGCCGTCGCGGTGAAGGCCCCCGGCTTCGGCGACCGCCGCAAGGCGATGCTGCAGGACATGGCCATCCTCACCGGTGCCACCGTCATCTCCGAGGAGGTCGGCCTCAAGCTCGACCAGGTCGGCATCGACGTGCTCGGCTCCGCCCGCCGCGTCACCGTCACCAAGGACGACACCACGATCGTCGAGGGTGCCGGCAAGAGCGAGGACCTGCAGGGCCGCGTCGCCCAGATCAAGGCCGAGATCGAGAACACCGACTCCGACTGGGACCGCGAGAAGCTCCAGGAGCGCCTCGCGAAGCTGGCCGGCGGCGTGTGCGTGATCAAGGTCGGCGCCGCCACCGAGGTGGAGCTGAAGGAGAAGAAGCACCGTCTGGAGGACGCCATCTCCGCGACCCGCGCCGCGGTCGAGGAGGGCATCGTCTCCGGCGGCGGCTCCGCCCTGGTGCACGCCTCCAAGGTCCTGGAGGGCAACCTCGACAAGACCGGCGACGAGGCCACCGGTGTCTCCGTCGTCCGCAACGCCGTGGTCGAGCCGCTGCGCTGGATCGCGGAGAACGCGGGCCTGGAGGGCTACGTCATCGTCTCCAAGGTCAAGGACCTGGAGAAGGGCAGCGGCTACAACGCCGCCTCCGGCGAGTACGGCGACCTGATCAAGGCCGGTGTCATCGACCCGGTCAAGGTCACCCGCTCCGCCCTGGAGAACGCCGCCTCCATCGCCTCCCTGCTGCTGACGACCGAGACCCTGGTCGTCGAGAAGAAGGAAGAGGAAGAGCCGGCCGCCGCGGGACACAGCCACGGCCACTCCCACTGA
- the groES gene encoding co-chaperone GroES has product MTTASSKVAIKPLEDRIVVQPLDAEQTTASGLVIPDTAKEKPQEGAVLAVGPGRFENGDRLPLDVKVGDVVLYSKYGGTEVKYNGEEYLVLSARDVLAIIEK; this is encoded by the coding sequence GTGACGACCGCCAGCTCCAAGGTTGCCATCAAGCCGCTCGAGGACCGCATCGTGGTCCAGCCGCTGGACGCCGAGCAGACCACGGCCTCTGGCCTGGTCATCCCGGACACCGCGAAGGAGAAGCCCCAGGAGGGCGCCGTCCTCGCCGTGGGCCCGGGCCGTTTCGAGAACGGCGACCGCCTTCCGCTCGACGTCAAGGTCGGCGACGTCGTCCTCTACAGCAAGTACGGCGGCACCGAGGTGAAGTACAACGGCGAGGAGTACCTCGTCCTCTCGGCTCGCGACGTCCTCGCGATCATCGAGAAGTAA
- a CDS encoding polysaccharide deacetylase family protein codes for MSRRGRSGGGAAGARAALAAVLASTALLTGCAQSVDPIERLGRRAAEEVRPPRPHAERAYRRWGLAAPLAAPPSHPARPRPGRAAADTALPRVVDRVPTADRVVFLTYDDGAERDPRFADMVRELGLPVSFFLTGSAAGPGHGRFARLRAAGAGLQNRTLHHPALPALPYSGQRAEICGQQDRLRSRLGARPRLLRPPHGAYDGTTLRAAADCALSALVLHRATLTGAGLTYTRGPRHLCPGDVVLVDPGGPAAPGPRARTIRLLRMLQRAGLTVARLEDYL; via the coding sequence GTGAGCCGCCGGGGGCGGTCCGGGGGCGGTGCCGCGGGAGCGCGGGCCGCCCTGGCCGCCGTCCTCGCCTCGACCGCCCTCCTGACGGGCTGCGCGCAGTCCGTGGACCCCATCGAGCGCCTGGGCAGGAGGGCGGCCGAGGAGGTGCGGCCGCCGCGCCCGCACGCGGAGCGGGCCTACCGCCGCTGGGGCCTGGCCGCCCCGCTCGCCGCCCCGCCGAGCCACCCGGCCCGGCCGCGGCCGGGCCGCGCCGCAGCGGACACCGCCCTGCCCCGGGTCGTGGACCGCGTCCCCACCGCCGACCGGGTCGTCTTCCTCACCTACGACGACGGCGCCGAACGCGACCCGCGCTTCGCCGACATGGTCCGCGAACTCGGTCTGCCGGTCAGCTTCTTCCTCACCGGCAGCGCCGCGGGCCCCGGACACGGCCGCTTCGCCCGCCTCCGCGCGGCCGGCGCCGGCCTCCAGAACCGCACGCTCCACCACCCCGCCCTGCCCGCACTGCCCTACTCCGGCCAGCGCGCCGAGATCTGCGGCCAGCAGGACCGCCTGCGCTCCCGCCTGGGCGCCCGCCCCCGCCTCCTGCGCCCGCCCCACGGCGCCTACGACGGCACCACCCTGCGCGCCGCCGCAGACTGCGCCCTGTCGGCGCTCGTCCTCCACCGCGCCACCCTCACCGGCGCCGGCCTCACCTACACCAGGGGCCCGCGGCACCTGTGCCCCGGCGACGTCGTCCTGGTGGACCCCGGCGGGCCCGCGGCCCCCGGCCCGAGGGCCCGCACGATCCGCCTGCTGCGCATGCTCCAGCGGGCCGGGCTCACGGTGGCGCGCCTGGAGGACTACCTGTAG
- a CDS encoding polysaccharide deacetylase family protein translates to MRAVVQNDKIRARVRGVVLRCGTAALALAALAAGCADPGTRPAPGTAPGARSAPGRQGAPAGPADTAARLAAEHARLVAAARRWGLERAPLTPPPPPARKPRITARAGFEVDHQDEWGLPPVFTTVPTEQKIVFLTIDDGAEKDPGFLRMMRELKVPYTAFLSDYLVKDDYAYFRTVQAYGNTLDNHTLTHPYLPGLSYEEQRREICGMQDVMEEQFGRRPEVFRPPYGNYNQDTLRAAKSCGVRYAPIWNEEVYVDHWEYREDDQRLRRGDIVLTHFRGRGDWDGTMVDDMRRFLDKVTREGYAVARLEDYL, encoded by the coding sequence ATGCGAGCTGTAGTACAAAATGACAAAATTCGGGCACGCGTCCGTGGGGTCGTCCTCCGCTGCGGGACGGCCGCCCTGGCCCTCGCCGCCCTCGCCGCCGGCTGCGCCGACCCCGGTACCCGCCCCGCTCCCGGCACGGCCCCCGGCGCCCGCTCCGCCCCCGGCCGGCAGGGCGCCCCCGCCGGGCCCGCGGACACCGCCGCCCGCCTCGCCGCCGAGCACGCCCGCCTGGTCGCCGCCGCCAGGCGGTGGGGGCTGGAGCGGGCACCGCTGACGCCTCCGCCACCGCCCGCGAGGAAGCCGAGGATCACCGCCCGCGCCGGGTTCGAGGTGGACCACCAGGACGAGTGGGGGCTGCCGCCGGTCTTCACCACCGTCCCCACCGAGCAGAAGATCGTCTTCCTGACGATCGACGACGGCGCCGAGAAGGACCCCGGGTTCCTGCGGATGATGCGGGAGCTGAAGGTTCCGTACACCGCCTTCCTCAGCGACTACCTGGTGAAGGACGACTACGCCTACTTCCGCACCGTGCAGGCCTACGGCAACACCCTCGACAACCACACCCTGACCCACCCGTACCTGCCGGGCCTGTCCTACGAGGAGCAGCGGCGGGAGATCTGCGGGATGCAGGACGTCATGGAGGAGCAGTTCGGCAGGCGCCCGGAGGTCTTCCGCCCGCCCTACGGCAACTACAACCAGGACACCCTGCGCGCCGCCAAGTCCTGCGGCGTGCGGTACGCGCCGATCTGGAACGAGGAGGTCTACGTCGACCACTGGGAGTACCGCGAGGACGACCAGCGGCTGCGTCGCGGCGACATCGTGCTCACCCACTTCCGCGGACGCGGCGACTGGGACGGCACGATGGTCGACGACATGCGCCGCTTCCTGGACAAGGTCACCCGCGAGGGCTACGCCGTGGCGCGCCTGGAGGACTACCTGTGA
- a CDS encoding class I SAM-dependent methyltransferase produces MNDLALLLTPEGRALLDEVRGTDPVRELAVATRLRRTHPAELVSAALGQARLRQRAHAKFGAEDAERMFFTPNGVEQSTRRSVAVHRAGRLRELGVTSVADLCCGIGGDAIALARAGIRVLAVDRDPLTAAVARANVAALGLGGLVEVREADVTEVDTAGYDAVFADPARRGRRGRIFDPEAYSPPLSWAVAAALRAPRAALKVAPGIPHEAVPAEAEAEWISDGGDVKEAVLWFGAGTPGGVRATLLPGPRTLHGRNLPDPAVRPVGRYLYEPDGAVIRAHLVAEVAEELDGGLVDATIAYVTADELRPTPYAAAYEITDRLPFNVKRLKALLREREVGTLTVKKRGSAVEPEELRRKIRPQGPHAATVFLTRVAGAPTMLVGRPAR; encoded by the coding sequence GTGAACGACCTCGCTCTGCTCCTCACCCCCGAAGGCCGCGCCCTCCTCGACGAGGTGCGCGGCACCGACCCCGTACGGGAGCTGGCCGTGGCCACCCGGCTGCGCCGCACGCATCCCGCGGAACTGGTGTCGGCCGCGCTCGGCCAGGCCCGGCTGCGGCAGCGGGCGCACGCCAAGTTCGGGGCCGAGGACGCGGAGCGGATGTTCTTCACGCCGAACGGGGTCGAGCAGTCGACGCGCAGGAGCGTGGCGGTGCACCGGGCGGGCCGGCTGCGGGAGCTGGGGGTGACCTCGGTCGCCGACCTGTGCTGCGGCATCGGCGGTGACGCGATCGCGCTGGCGCGGGCCGGGATCCGGGTGCTGGCCGTGGACCGGGACCCGCTGACGGCGGCCGTGGCGCGGGCGAACGTGGCGGCGCTGGGACTCGGCGGGCTGGTCGAGGTGCGGGAGGCGGACGTCACGGAGGTCGACACCGCGGGCTACGACGCCGTCTTCGCCGATCCGGCACGGCGGGGCAGACGGGGCCGGATCTTCGATCCCGAGGCGTACTCACCGCCCCTGTCCTGGGCGGTCGCCGCGGCCCTCCGGGCGCCCCGCGCCGCCCTGAAGGTGGCCCCCGGCATCCCGCACGAGGCCGTCCCCGCCGAGGCCGAGGCCGAGTGGATCTCCGACGGCGGCGACGTGAAGGAGGCGGTGCTGTGGTTCGGGGCCGGAACGCCCGGCGGGGTCCGCGCCACCCTGCTGCCGGGCCCGCGGACGCTGCACGGCCGGAACCTGCCCGACCCCGCGGTGCGCCCGGTCGGGCGGTACCTGTACGAGCCGGACGGCGCCGTGATCCGCGCCCACCTGGTCGCGGAGGTGGCCGAGGAGCTGGACGGCGGACTGGTGGACGCGACCATCGCGTACGTCACGGCCGACGAACTGCGCCCGACGCCGTACGCCGCGGCCTACGAGATCACCGACCGGCTCCCCTTCAACGTCAAGAGGCTCAAGGCCCTGCTGCGGGAGCGGGAGGTCGGCACGCTGACCGTGAAGAAGCGCGGGTCGGCGGTCGAACCGGAGGAACTGCGCAGGAAGATCAGGCCCCAGGGGCCCCACGCGGCCACCGTGTTCCTGACCCGGGTGGCCGGGGCACCCACGATGCTCGTGGGCCGGCCCGCCCGGTAG